Proteins from a single region of Azospira inquinata:
- a CDS encoding methyl-accepting chemotaxis protein, with amino-acid sequence MTQGIGHRLGCWGLPPLLALGAMLLASLLPSSLLAWGVALGLALAAAWLLDWSRPRNELPPLPEEVATTPADAPSAGVVGLDDLCRQVLPVWGDHLGTVRHQAEDAIATLSSQFSTLAQRLDAAVQASRHGVEGRDGGGLGAVLDDSQNRLAGVVQSLRASLDNKQVLLKDIGELNALTEQLHAMAEDVGKIASQTNLLALNAAIEAARAGEAGRGFSVVADEVRKLSNESGQTGSRIRETVGVVNSTIASALAAAEQYAKEEQQVISTAEGEVAGVLEGFRRSMESLGEASAHLQEESAGIGSEIAGVLVSLQFQDRIDQILSHVSRDMDKLKDLLSHPDTDEGQVPDARSWLGALEDTYTTAEQHAVHHGNAPGGSQPEPAGITFF; translated from the coding sequence ATGACTCAGGGCATCGGGCATCGTCTGGGATGTTGGGGGCTGCCCCCCCTGCTGGCCCTGGGGGCCATGCTGCTTGCCTCCCTGCTTCCTTCTTCCTTGCTGGCCTGGGGTGTGGCCCTGGGCTTGGCATTGGCCGCGGCTTGGCTCCTGGATTGGAGTCGGCCTCGGAACGAACTTCCTCCCCTGCCGGAGGAGGTGGCTACAACCCCGGCGGACGCCCCCTCCGCCGGGGTGGTGGGCCTGGATGACCTTTGCCGTCAGGTGCTGCCGGTATGGGGCGACCATCTGGGCACGGTACGCCACCAGGCAGAAGACGCCATCGCGACTCTTTCTTCCCAATTCTCCACCCTGGCCCAGCGCCTGGATGCGGCGGTGCAGGCTTCCCGCCACGGGGTGGAAGGCCGGGACGGGGGCGGCCTGGGGGCGGTGCTGGATGACAGCCAGAACCGTCTCGCCGGGGTGGTCCAGTCCCTGCGCGCTTCCCTGGACAATAAACAGGTCCTGCTCAAGGACATCGGGGAATTGAACGCCCTCACCGAACAATTGCATGCCATGGCAGAAGACGTAGGCAAGATCGCGTCCCAGACCAATCTCTTAGCCCTGAATGCGGCCATTGAAGCGGCCCGGGCGGGGGAAGCGGGGCGGGGGTTTTCGGTGGTGGCAGACGAAGTGCGGAAGCTCTCCAACGAATCAGGGCAGACCGGTTCCCGGATACGGGAAACGGTGGGGGTGGTGAACAGCACCATCGCCTCGGCCCTGGCGGCGGCGGAGCAATACGCCAAAGAAGAACAACAGGTGATCAGCACGGCGGAAGGCGAAGTGGCGGGGGTGCTGGAAGGCTTCCGGCGTTCCATGGAAAGCCTGGGGGAAGCCTCGGCCCACCTCCAGGAAGAATCCGCCGGCATCGGCAGCGAAATCGCCGGGGTACTGGTATCCCTCCAGTTCCAAGACCGGATCGACCAAATCCTCTCCCACGTCTCCCGGGACATGGACAAACTCAAAGACCTACTGAGCCACCCGGACACGGACGAAGGCCAGGTGCCGGACGCCCGGAGCTGGCTGGGAGCCCTGGAAGACACCTACACCACGGCAGAACAACACGCCGTGCATCACGGCAATGCCCCGGGCGGCAGCCAACCAGAACCGGCGGGCATCACCTTTTTCTAG
- a CDS encoding response regulator has product MAKTILIVDDSTSLRQVVKIALSGAGYDVIEACDGVDALSKLDGRKVHLVVSDVNMPRMDGITFVRQLKQKPGYQFTPVIMLTTESEAEKMKQGQAAGAKAWVVKPFQPAQMLAAVGKLVMA; this is encoded by the coding sequence ATGGCTAAAACGATCCTCATCGTGGACGACTCCACCTCCCTGCGGCAGGTGGTCAAGATCGCCCTCAGTGGCGCGGGCTACGACGTGATCGAAGCCTGCGACGGGGTAGATGCCCTAAGCAAGCTGGACGGACGGAAAGTACATCTGGTGGTGAGCGACGTGAATATGCCCCGGATGGACGGCATCACCTTCGTGCGGCAACTGAAACAAAAGCCCGGCTACCAATTCACACCGGTGATCATGCTCACCACCGAATCCGAAGCGGAAAAGATGAAACAGGGCCAAGCCGCCGGGGCCAAAGCCTGGGTGGTGAAACCCTTCCAGCCAGCCCAGATGCTGGCCGCGGTGGGCAAGCTGGTGATGGCCTAA
- a CDS encoding STAS domain-containing protein has translation MSLRIEQQGQISRAILDGELTIYSATDVKDALMGELERCQEMEIDLSGVEEVDTAGFQVLILAKREAAKALKTLRMVAHSPATLEVLELLDMSAYFGDALPVKENWAA, from the coding sequence ATGTCGCTACGTATCGAGCAACAAGGGCAAATCAGCCGGGCCATTCTGGACGGAGAACTGACCATCTACAGCGCCACGGACGTGAAAGACGCCCTGATGGGCGAACTGGAACGCTGCCAGGAAATGGAAATCGACCTGTCCGGCGTGGAAGAAGTGGATACGGCAGGGTTTCAAGTGCTGATCCTGGCCAAGCGGGAAGCGGCCAAAGCCTTAAAGACCCTGCGCATGGTGGCCCACAGCCCGGCCACCCTGGAAGTGCTGGAACTGCTGGACATGTCCGCCTATTTCGGAGATGCCCTGCCGGTGAAAGAAAACTGGGCAGCGTAA
- a CDS encoding chemotaxis protein CheA, with product MDNPLAGLEAALQTFYEESRDLLQVMEENLEALADGDADPERVNALFRAAHTIKGSAGMFDLAPVVSFTHNVETLMSQVRDGKVSLDGNLVQLLLECRDHLEDLIACTERQETPAAPMAAREQTLVTRLHQAVGAPEATPGPAGVGTGVGAGSDSAAPSASAPGVIPEAVEDGAPAGDAPGRDAWHLSLRFKPGVLQNGMDPLGFLRYLSQIGRIAHITTLPDAMPEADQMNPLDCYLGFEIELESEADKATIEHVFDFVWSDCQLRLLPPRSRAQDFVDLIHELPEGPERLGEILVAAGALTPKELELGLAHQAKIGNAAEVPLGEILVEQGMVQPKVVEAALEHQHVAKEKEKRAGENRFVRVHAEKLDMLINLVGELVIAGATAHLEAKRRKDRQLMESSYSVSRLVEEIRDVALKLRMVEIGDSFNRFHRVVREMSKDLDKVIALDITGAETELDKTVVEKIGDPLMHLVRNSIDHGLETRAERLAAGKAEQGHIRLNAFHDSGSIVVEVGDDGRGLNREKILSRARERGLVPEGQDPEDGELYALIFEPGFSTAEKVTNISGRGVGMDVVKREITGLRGNVEIDTEAGKGTTIRLRLPLTLAIIDGFLVRVGGVPFVLPLEAVRECVALQDIGNDRRHYTNLRGEVLPYVRLRELFGVEGEVPRRENIVVVHYLGRRIGVVVDELQGELQTVIKPLGQLFRHLRGISGSSILGSGEVALIVDVSALAQIAANHEKSVDGSQHNQFATPASESSKTSLERNLPCSAI from the coding sequence ATGGACAATCCCCTAGCCGGCCTGGAAGCAGCTCTCCAGACCTTTTACGAAGAAAGCCGGGATCTGCTCCAGGTCATGGAAGAGAACCTGGAAGCCCTGGCGGATGGCGACGCAGATCCGGAGCGGGTCAATGCCCTGTTCCGGGCGGCCCACACCATTAAAGGGTCGGCGGGCATGTTCGACCTGGCCCCGGTGGTGAGCTTCACCCACAACGTGGAAACCCTCATGTCCCAGGTACGGGACGGCAAAGTGAGCCTGGACGGCAACCTGGTCCAGCTGCTCCTGGAATGCCGGGACCACCTGGAAGACCTGATCGCCTGCACGGAACGTCAAGAAACCCCGGCCGCCCCCATGGCGGCCCGGGAGCAAACCCTGGTGACTCGCCTGCACCAGGCCGTGGGCGCCCCGGAGGCCACCCCTGGCCCGGCGGGCGTGGGTACGGGAGTGGGGGCAGGGAGCGACAGCGCCGCCCCCTCCGCCTCCGCCCCCGGGGTCATTCCGGAAGCCGTGGAAGACGGCGCCCCGGCGGGGGACGCCCCGGGCCGGGACGCCTGGCACCTTTCCCTGCGCTTTAAGCCCGGGGTGCTGCAAAACGGCATGGACCCCTTGGGCTTCCTCCGCTACCTCTCCCAGATCGGCCGCATCGCCCACATCACCACCCTGCCGGACGCCATGCCGGAGGCCGACCAGATGAATCCCCTGGACTGCTACCTGGGGTTTGAAATCGAGCTGGAATCCGAGGCGGACAAAGCCACCATCGAACACGTCTTCGACTTCGTCTGGAGCGACTGCCAGCTGCGCCTCCTGCCCCCCCGGAGCCGGGCCCAGGACTTTGTGGACCTGATCCACGAACTGCCGGAAGGACCGGAGCGGCTAGGAGAAATCCTGGTGGCGGCCGGCGCCCTGACCCCCAAGGAACTGGAACTGGGCTTGGCCCACCAGGCCAAGATCGGCAATGCGGCGGAAGTACCCCTGGGGGAAATCCTGGTGGAGCAGGGCATGGTCCAGCCCAAGGTGGTGGAAGCCGCCCTGGAACACCAGCACGTGGCCAAGGAAAAAGAAAAGCGCGCAGGAGAAAACCGCTTTGTGCGGGTCCATGCGGAAAAGCTGGACATGCTCATCAACCTGGTGGGGGAACTGGTCATCGCTGGGGCCACGGCCCACCTGGAAGCCAAGCGGCGCAAGGACCGGCAGCTGATGGAATCCTCCTACTCCGTCTCCCGGCTGGTGGAAGAAATCCGGGACGTGGCCTTAAAGCTACGCATGGTGGAAATCGGCGATAGCTTCAACCGCTTCCACCGGGTGGTGCGGGAAATGAGTAAGGACCTGGACAAGGTCATTGCCCTGGACATTACGGGAGCGGAAACCGAGCTGGACAAAACCGTGGTGGAAAAGATCGGGGACCCCCTGATGCACCTGGTGCGGAACTCCATCGACCACGGCCTGGAAACCCGGGCCGAGCGGCTGGCGGCGGGGAAGGCGGAACAGGGCCATATCCGGCTCAACGCCTTCCACGACTCGGGGAGCATCGTGGTGGAAGTGGGGGACGACGGCCGGGGCCTGAATCGGGAAAAGATCCTCAGCCGGGCCCGGGAACGGGGCCTGGTGCCGGAAGGCCAGGACCCGGAAGACGGGGAACTGTACGCCCTGATCTTCGAACCCGGCTTCTCCACCGCAGAAAAGGTCACCAACATCTCCGGGCGAGGCGTGGGGATGGACGTGGTGAAACGGGAAATCACCGGGCTCCGGGGCAATGTGGAAATCGATACGGAGGCGGGGAAGGGCACCACCATCCGGCTGCGCCTGCCTTTGACCCTGGCCATTATCGACGGCTTCCTGGTGCGGGTCGGGGGCGTGCCCTTTGTTCTGCCCCTGGAAGCGGTACGGGAATGCGTGGCCCTGCAAGACATCGGCAATGACCGGCGGCACTACACCAACCTGCGGGGGGAAGTGCTGCCCTACGTACGGCTGCGGGAACTGTTCGGGGTGGAAGGGGAAGTGCCCCGGCGGGAAAACATCGTGGTGGTCCATTACCTGGGCCGGCGCATCGGGGTGGTGGTGGATGAACTGCAAGGGGAATTGCAGACGGTAATCAAACCTCTGGGCCAACTCTTCCGGCACCTGCGGGGCATCTCCGGCTCCAGCATCCTGGGCAGTGGAGAAGTGGCCCTGATCGTGGATGTCTCCGCCCTGGCCCAGATCGCCGCTAACCACGAGAAAAGCGTGGATGGCTCCCAGCACAACCAATTTGCAACACCTGCTTCTGAATCCTCGAAGACTTCTTTGGAAAGGAATCTCCCATGTTCAGCAATTTGA
- a CDS encoding methyl-accepting chemotaxis protein produces MFSNLKIGLRLAIGFGLAILLTIAIVMVALVRLDALNDHIQELANQRWAAAQTANRVVQNLANFNVAFRSLIITNDKAEEKRQIEAIDRLRRDNSEQFDKLEKLMSTDKEKELMHTINDVRKRLAGPVENMKAYADTSSPQYNATKASEYLFGEFSQITNEENSALQALLDYESDSFTEAAKSAADANAQSRNQLIIIAIILVIVSSGLAFWITRSITKPVIEALGAANALAEGDLSVRLVASSRDEVGQLMEAMANMIAKLNQIIGEVRSAADNLSSASEQVSATSQSLSQSSSEQAASIEEMSASVNQNTENAKVTNGMASQSAGQANEGGDAVRETVTAMKRIADKIGIIDDIAYQTNLLALNAAIEAARAGEHGKGFAVVAAEVRKLAERSQEAAQEIGEVASGSVQLAEKAGNLLDQMVPAIRKTSDLVQEITASSQEQATGVGQLNQTTQQNAAASEELAATAEEMSGQAVQLQELMSFFKLKNDGKAGQGEAKSVKRSGSPKVLARPSAEDKDFEHFEGGAAWVRS; encoded by the coding sequence ATGTTCAGCAATTTGAAAATCGGCCTGCGTCTGGCCATCGGCTTTGGTCTCGCCATTCTTCTGACCATTGCCATTGTGATGGTGGCTTTGGTGCGTCTGGATGCTTTGAACGATCACATTCAGGAGCTGGCCAACCAGCGCTGGGCGGCGGCTCAGACCGCCAATCGGGTGGTGCAGAATCTGGCGAACTTCAATGTAGCTTTTCGCTCCCTGATCATTACTAACGACAAGGCGGAGGAAAAGCGCCAGATCGAAGCGATTGATCGCTTACGTCGGGACAACAGCGAACAGTTCGATAAGCTGGAAAAGCTCATGTCTACCGACAAAGAAAAGGAGCTGATGCACACCATTAACGATGTGCGTAAGCGCTTGGCCGGTCCCGTGGAAAACATGAAGGCCTACGCGGACACTTCTTCGCCCCAATACAACGCTACCAAGGCATCCGAATACCTGTTCGGGGAATTCAGCCAAATTACCAACGAAGAAAACTCCGCCTTACAAGCTTTGTTGGACTATGAAAGCGACTCCTTTACGGAAGCGGCCAAATCTGCGGCGGATGCCAATGCCCAGAGCCGTAACCAGCTAATCATCATCGCCATCATTTTGGTGATTGTTTCCTCCGGCCTGGCTTTCTGGATTACCCGTTCCATTACCAAACCGGTGATCGAAGCTCTGGGCGCGGCCAATGCCCTGGCGGAAGGGGATCTGAGCGTGCGCCTGGTTGCCAGCTCCCGGGATGAGGTGGGCCAGTTGATGGAAGCCATGGCCAACATGATTGCCAAGCTCAACCAGATCATCGGGGAAGTGCGGTCGGCGGCGGACAATCTATCCAGCGCCTCCGAGCAGGTGTCCGCCACCTCCCAGTCCCTGTCCCAATCCTCTTCCGAACAGGCGGCCAGCATTGAGGAAATGAGCGCTTCCGTGAATCAGAATACGGAAAACGCCAAGGTCACCAATGGCATGGCCTCCCAATCCGCCGGTCAGGCCAACGAGGGCGGGGATGCGGTGCGGGAAACGGTGACCGCCATGAAACGCATCGCGGACAAAATCGGCATCATCGACGATATTGCCTACCAGACCAATCTGCTGGCCCTGAACGCGGCCATTGAAGCGGCCCGGGCCGGGGAACACGGCAAGGGTTTTGCGGTGGTGGCGGCGGAAGTGCGCAAGCTGGCGGAACGGAGCCAGGAAGCGGCCCAGGAAATCGGCGAAGTGGCCAGCGGCAGTGTGCAACTGGCGGAAAAGGCGGGCAATCTGCTGGATCAAATGGTGCCGGCCATCCGCAAAACCTCCGATCTGGTCCAGGAAATTACCGCTTCTTCCCAGGAACAGGCTACCGGCGTGGGCCAGCTGAATCAGACCACCCAGCAGAATGCCGCCGCTTCCGAAGAACTGGCGGCCACCGCCGAAGAAATGAGCGGTCAGGCGGTGCAACTGCAAGAGCTCATGTCCTTCTTCAAGCTGAAGAACGATGGCAAGGCCGGCCAAGGGGAAGCCAAGTCCGTGAAGCGTAGCGGTTCCCCCAAGGTACTAGCCCGGCCCTCCGCCGAGGATAAGGACTTCGAACACTTCGAAGGAGGTGCGGCATGGGTGCGCTCGTAA
- a CDS encoding chemotaxis protein CheW: MGALVTTKQPGREAARDGGAVEQQQFLTFQLSGELFGLSILTIKEIIEFGALTPVPMMPAYMRGVINLRGAVVPVIDLSVRFGRPPSQVTRRSCVVIVEVETEVGQQVLGVLVDAVNEVLDIPADQIEPPPSFGARIRSEFIAGMGKVAKGFVILLDADRVLSVEELAAIGGLADASPAQTM, translated from the coding sequence ATGGGTGCGCTCGTAACCACCAAACAGCCGGGCCGGGAGGCGGCCCGGGATGGGGGGGCGGTGGAACAGCAGCAATTCCTCACTTTCCAGCTGTCCGGGGAACTGTTCGGCCTGAGCATCCTGACCATCAAGGAAATTATCGAGTTCGGCGCCCTGACCCCGGTGCCCATGATGCCCGCCTATATGCGGGGGGTGATTAACCTGCGGGGCGCCGTGGTACCGGTCATCGATCTGTCCGTGCGCTTTGGCCGTCCCCCTTCCCAGGTCACCCGGCGCAGTTGCGTGGTGATCGTGGAGGTGGAGACCGAGGTGGGCCAGCAGGTGCTGGGGGTGCTGGTGGATGCGGTGAATGAGGTGCTGGATATTCCGGCGGATCAAATCGAGCCGCCCCCCAGCTTCGGTGCCCGCATCCGCTCCGAATTCATCGCTGGCATGGGCAAGGTGGCCAAGGGCTTCGTCATTCTTCTGGACGCGGATCGGGTGTTGTCCGTGGAAGAACTGGCGGCCATTGGCGGTCTGGCGGATGCCTCTCCGGCCCAAACCATGTAG
- a CDS encoding putative bifunctional diguanylate cyclase/phosphodiesterase — protein sequence MSLPFLRHGFTRGVADSLSHLLLAQVGTPGLVCDERECIVTCNGAAESLFGRPLQELRGQCLEVLMEALEGSRVTVLRGDGGRETAQVQRTPFAGAHGQGALWLLAPEKVEGGQRERIGQLAEFAGEAMLVAGPDRRIQHINTAGYRLLGMPEQQPRELFLDRLFPDWLQGLDPLHQGQNFRAWQGDAILLRPDGEKVPVRQVLMAHFDQGGGWSTLLTLRRDKSRWKEELRRWQHHDVLTGLANRRYLNGLLEATVGMARQQKRRMGVICMDLDHFKDINDTFGHRVGDKVLKALAQRIGDTVGPDNLVARSGGDEFTVILPQLRDTEELKFLADRLLQVAHGALQEDGAEIKPSLSLGMAVFPEDGQGAESLFAAADIAVRRAKEDGRDTARFFSAEMNRRVRDQVLLESHLRRALAEGEMYLHYQPQACLKTGTIVGVEALARWRHPEWGEVTPDRFIPAAERSGLILELGEWVLRTACRQYRAWCDGGNPPLRLAVNLSPRQFRQHNLSTRVEAILAETGVSPRSLELEITEGSLMHDPGRAVAVLQHFSDLGIRVAIDDFGTGYSSLAYLKSFPLDRIKIDRSFVRGVPGDADDMAIIRAILSLARNLGLQTIAEGVETEAQREFLARQGCEEMQGFLLSRPIAGQALRELVAQYNLGGNGQYSSLAAMVPQGRG from the coding sequence ATGTCGTTACCGTTTTTGCGCCATGGTTTTACCCGGGGTGTGGCGGACTCCCTGAGCCATTTGCTCCTGGCCCAGGTGGGGACGCCCGGCCTGGTGTGCGACGAGCGGGAATGTATCGTTACCTGCAACGGCGCGGCGGAAAGCCTGTTTGGCCGACCCCTACAGGAATTGCGCGGCCAGTGCCTGGAAGTCCTGATGGAGGCTCTGGAAGGCAGTCGGGTGACGGTGTTGCGGGGGGACGGGGGCCGGGAAACGGCCCAGGTCCAACGCACGCCTTTTGCTGGCGCCCATGGTCAAGGTGCCCTGTGGTTGCTGGCCCCGGAGAAGGTGGAGGGGGGGCAGCGGGAGCGCATCGGCCAGCTGGCGGAATTTGCTGGGGAAGCCATGCTGGTGGCCGGGCCGGATCGGCGCATTCAGCACATTAACACCGCCGGTTACCGGCTCCTGGGGATGCCAGAACAGCAGCCCCGGGAGCTCTTTCTCGACCGGCTCTTTCCTGACTGGCTGCAAGGCCTGGATCCCCTGCACCAGGGGCAGAATTTCCGCGCCTGGCAGGGGGACGCCATTCTGCTGCGTCCGGATGGGGAAAAGGTGCCCGTGCGCCAGGTGCTGATGGCCCATTTTGACCAGGGGGGCGGCTGGAGCACCCTGCTCACCCTGCGCCGGGATAAGTCCCGCTGGAAGGAAGAGCTGCGCCGCTGGCAGCACCACGACGTACTGACCGGCCTGGCCAACCGGCGCTACCTCAACGGCCTGCTGGAAGCCACGGTGGGCATGGCCCGCCAGCAAAAGCGCCGCATGGGAGTGATCTGCATGGATCTGGATCACTTCAAGGACATTAACGATACCTTCGGCCACCGGGTCGGGGACAAGGTGCTGAAGGCCCTGGCCCAGCGCATCGGTGACACGGTGGGGCCGGATAATCTGGTGGCCCGTAGCGGTGGCGATGAATTTACCGTGATCCTGCCCCAGCTGCGGGATACGGAAGAATTGAAATTCCTGGCCGACCGTCTGCTCCAGGTGGCTCATGGAGCCTTGCAGGAGGATGGGGCGGAGATCAAACCTTCCCTGAGCCTGGGCATGGCGGTGTTTCCCGAGGACGGCCAAGGGGCCGAATCCCTCTTTGCGGCGGCGGATATTGCGGTGCGCCGGGCCAAGGAGGATGGGCGGGACACGGCCCGCTTTTTCAGCGCCGAGATGAACCGCCGGGTGCGGGATCAGGTGCTGCTGGAATCCCACCTGCGCCGGGCCCTGGCGGAAGGGGAGATGTACCTCCACTACCAGCCCCAGGCCTGCCTCAAGACCGGCACCATTGTGGGGGTGGAGGCCCTGGCCCGCTGGCGTCATCCGGAATGGGGGGAAGTGACCCCGGACCGGTTTATTCCGGCGGCGGAACGGAGCGGCCTGATTCTGGAACTGGGAGAATGGGTGTTGCGCACCGCCTGCCGCCAGTATCGGGCCTGGTGCGACGGGGGCAATCCGCCCCTGCGCCTGGCGGTGAATCTGTCGCCTCGCCAGTTTCGCCAGCACAATCTGTCCACCCGGGTGGAGGCCATTCTGGCCGAGACCGGTGTTTCCCCCCGCTCCCTGGAATTGGAAATTACGGAGGGCTCCCTGATGCACGACCCGGGCCGGGCGGTGGCCGTGCTCCAGCATTTTTCCGACCTGGGAATCCGGGTGGCCATCGACGACTTCGGCACCGGCTATTCCTCCCTGGCCTATCTCAAATCCTTTCCCCTGGACCGGATCAAGATCGATCGTTCCTTCGTCCGGGGGGTGCCCGGGGATGCGGACGACATGGCCATTATCCGGGCCATTCTTTCCCTGGCCCGCAACCTGGGGCTACAGACCATTGCGGAAGGGGTGGAGACGGAGGCCCAGCGAGAGTTTCTCGCCCGTCAGGGCTGCGAGGAAATGCAGGGCTTTTTGCTGAGTCGGCCCATTGCCGGCCAGGCCCTGCGGGAATTGGTGGCCCAATACAATCTGGGCGGGAATGGCCAGTATTCCAGCCTGGCAGCCATGGTGCCCCAGGGCCGCGGTTAA
- the ftsX gene encoding permease-like cell division protein FtsX — protein sequence MHTWLVQHAHAQAAALRRLATAPLNTLLSLLVIGIALVLPAAGWIALDNLSQAAARASGVQQISIFLASSATREDELAVQSRLEQARAGHLSFVSKEQAMAQLQDNEGMADLLASLPRNPLPDAFVLEPRDTTPSRMEALAQQVSSWPGVEHVQLDSAWAHRFDSFLRLGRLTMAMLAGLLAVALAAITFNTIRLQILAQGAEIEVAQLIGATSGYIRRPFYYFGAIQGALGGLLALGLVALGVHTLSPSVAELAGLYGANFRLQGLDPVGSVLLVLAGAFLGWLGAQLSVGLYLRRMGRD from the coding sequence ATGCATACCTGGCTCGTTCAACACGCCCACGCCCAGGCCGCCGCCCTGCGCCGTCTGGCCACTGCCCCCCTGAACACCCTGCTCTCCCTGCTGGTGATCGGCATCGCCCTGGTCCTGCCCGCCGCCGGGTGGATCGCCCTGGACAATCTGAGCCAAGCCGCTGCCCGGGCTTCCGGGGTACAGCAGATCAGCATCTTTCTCGCCTCCAGCGCCACCCGGGAGGATGAACTGGCCGTCCAGAGCCGTCTGGAACAGGCCCGGGCGGGCCACCTGAGCTTTGTCTCCAAGGAACAGGCCATGGCCCAGTTGCAGGACAACGAGGGCATGGCCGACCTGCTCGCCAGCCTGCCCCGCAACCCCCTGCCCGACGCCTTTGTGCTGGAGCCCCGGGATACCACCCCGAGCCGCATGGAAGCCCTGGCCCAGCAGGTGTCCTCCTGGCCGGGGGTGGAGCATGTGCAGCTGGATTCGGCCTGGGCCCATCGTTTTGACAGCTTCCTCCGCCTGGGACGGCTGACCATGGCCATGCTGGCCGGACTGCTGGCCGTGGCCCTGGCCGCCATTACCTTCAACACCATTCGCCTGCAAATCCTGGCCCAGGGCGCGGAAATTGAGGTAGCCCAGCTGATCGGCGCCACCTCCGGCTACATCCGCCGTCCCTTCTATTATTTCGGCGCCATTCAGGGCGCCCTGGGGGGCCTGCTGGCCCTGGGGCTGGTGGCCCTGGGGGTGCATACCCTGAGTCCCTCGGTGGCCGAACTGGCCGGACTCTACGGCGCCAATTTCCGCCTCCAGGGCTTAGACCCGGTGGGCAGCGTCCTGCTGGTGCTAGCCGGGGCCTTCCTGGGCTGGCTCGGCGCCCAGCTTTCCGTGGGCCTCTACCTGCGGCGCATGGGCCGGGATTAA
- a CDS encoding cell division ATP-binding protein FtsE, with translation MISFSSVTKRYPTGYEALKGVSFDIQAGEMVYLVGPSGAGKSTLCKIAAALEKPTSGSVVVNGQNLAALRPSAIPYVRRNFGLVFQDQKLLFDRSVLDNVLLPLAIVGTPPKEALKRARAALDKVGLLPREKANPIALSGGEQQRLAIARAVVNRPAVLLADEPIANLDTDSAAEVIALFKAFHQVGVTVILATHDTQWSDQLHPRLLWLDKGKLVPAEGEN, from the coding sequence ATGATTTCCTTTTCATCCGTCACCAAACGCTACCCCACGGGCTACGAAGCCCTAAAGGGGGTGAGTTTCGACATTCAGGCCGGGGAGATGGTGTACCTGGTCGGCCCCTCCGGCGCCGGTAAAAGCACCCTGTGCAAAATCGCCGCCGCCCTGGAAAAACCCACTTCCGGCAGCGTGGTGGTCAATGGCCAGAATCTGGCCGCCCTGCGCCCCAGCGCCATTCCCTATGTGCGGCGCAATTTCGGCCTGGTCTTCCAGGATCAGAAACTGCTTTTTGACCGCAGCGTTCTGGACAATGTGCTCCTGCCCTTGGCCATTGTGGGCACGCCCCCCAAGGAGGCCCTGAAACGGGCCCGGGCGGCCCTGGATAAGGTGGGCCTGCTGCCCCGGGAAAAGGCCAATCCCATCGCCCTTTCCGGCGGGGAACAGCAGCGTCTGGCCATTGCCCGGGCGGTGGTAAACCGGCCCGCCGTGCTCCTGGCCGACGAGCCCATCGCCAATCTGGACACGGATTCCGCGGCCGAAGTCATCGCCCTCTTCAAGGCCTTCCACCAGGTGGGGGTGACGGTCATTCTCGCCACCCACGATACCCAGTGGTCCGACCAGCTCCATCCCCGCCTGCTATGGCTGGACAAGGGCAAGCTGGTCCCGGCGGAAGGAGAAAACTGA